In Pantoea cypripedii, the following proteins share a genomic window:
- a CDS encoding DUF943 family protein: MKLIIPVLAIIFIFILSNIFLKQDDTQVIDVHQDDFTAAVIVNHLPYFQKSKIEWWIKNKDSIVEKNHITPGNEQKTMNYVIYDFGGGYVEEDKKDRLCFEDMKPPKNCLDKDILMTVMRKREGGTQFIFNDDTYIQDANGKIYKEK; the protein is encoded by the coding sequence ATGAAACTTATCATTCCTGTTTTGGCCATCATTTTTATCTTCATACTCTCGAATATTTTCCTCAAACAGGACGATACTCAGGTAATTGATGTCCATCAGGATGATTTTACCGCTGCCGTCATTGTCAACCACTTACCCTATTTTCAAAAGTCAAAAATTGAATGGTGGATTAAAAACAAAGATAGCATTGTGGAGAAAAATCACATTACCCCAGGGAACGAACAAAAAACCATGAATTACGTGATTTATGACTTCGGAGGCGGTTATGTTGAAGAAGATAAGAAAGATAGACTTTGCTTTGAAGATATGAAGCCACCCAAAAACTGTTTAGATAAGGATATTCTGATGACGGTTATGCGCAAACGCGAAGGAGGCACACAATTTATCTTCAATGATGACACCTACATTCAGGATGCGAACGGTAAGATATATAAAGAAAAATAG
- the iolE gene encoding myo-inosose-2 dehydratase has protein sequence MNKDNVKLAIAPIGWTNDDMPELGSENTFQQTVSEMALAGFTGSEVGSKYPRDPAVLKPMLEIRGMQICNAWFSTFFANGDKAKTIDEFTNHMNFLHAMGARVIGCSEQSKSIQGTTLPVLEQKPIFSDEEWRLTAEGYNELAEIAAQKGMRVCLHHHMGTAIQTPAEIDRFMASTNENVGLLYDTGHIYYSEGSQQAMLDVLTQYLPRIFHVHLKDVRDSVVAEVRKNSLSFLDGVKKGTFTVPGDGVIDFKPVFKILDDFGYKGWMVVEAEQDPALANPFEYAVKARKYIRDNTGL, from the coding sequence ATGAACAAAGACAATGTAAAACTGGCGATTGCGCCGATCGGCTGGACCAACGATGACATGCCAGAGCTCGGCAGCGAGAACACCTTTCAGCAGACTGTCAGTGAAATGGCGCTGGCAGGTTTTACCGGCAGCGAAGTGGGCAGCAAATATCCACGCGACCCGGCGGTGCTGAAGCCGATGCTGGAGATTCGCGGCATGCAAATCTGCAACGCCTGGTTTAGTACCTTCTTCGCCAACGGCGACAAAGCGAAAACCATCGACGAATTTACCAACCACATGAATTTCCTGCATGCCATGGGTGCGCGCGTGATTGGTTGTTCTGAGCAGAGCAAAAGTATTCAGGGCACCACCCTGCCAGTGCTGGAACAGAAACCCATTTTCAGCGATGAAGAGTGGCGTCTGACGGCGGAAGGCTACAACGAGCTGGCGGAGATCGCTGCGCAGAAAGGGATGCGCGTCTGTCTGCATCATCATATGGGCACGGCGATCCAGACACCGGCCGAGATCGACCGCTTTATGGCATCGACCAATGAGAACGTGGGTCTGCTGTATGACACCGGCCATATTTACTATTCCGAGGGTTCGCAGCAGGCGATGCTGGATGTGCTGACCCAGTACCTGCCGCGTATTTTCCACGTGCATCTGAAAGATGTCCGCGACAGCGTGGTGGCGGAAGTCCGTAAAAATTCACTGTCCTTCCTCGACGGCGTGAAAAAAGGCACCTTCACCGTTCCGGGTGATGGCGTGATTGATTTCAAACCGGTGTTCAAAATCCTCGATGATTTTGGCTATAAAGGCTGGATGGTGGTTGAAGCAGAGCAGGACCCGGCGCTGGCGAACCCCTTTGAATATGCGGTGAAAGCGCGGAAATATATTCGCGACAATACCGGATTGTAA
- a CDS encoding Gfo/Idh/MocA family protein, with protein sequence MTLKLGVIGTGAIGQEHIRRCNNVLQGAKVVAVSDINVEGARAALQRLNIEAEVYQDGHQVINSPNVDAVLVTSWDPTHEEFTLAAIAAGKPVFCEKPLALSADGCRRIVDAEVKHGKRLVQVGFMRPYDSGYRALKKVITDGEIGEPLMLHCAHRNQSVGENYTTDMAITNTLIHELDVLRWLTEDDYKSVQVVFPRVTSKSHAKLKDPQIVLFETQKGIRIDVEIFVNCAYGYDIQCEVVGEEGIAKLPEPSAIQMRKNARLGNAILTDWKDRFIDAYDVELQAFINDVKAGQLTGPSAWDGFAASVAADACLKAQNSGAIEPVEMPPRPTFYNK encoded by the coding sequence ATGACGCTCAAACTCGGTGTTATCGGTACCGGTGCAATTGGTCAGGAACATATCCGTCGTTGCAACAACGTGCTGCAGGGCGCGAAGGTGGTGGCGGTTTCAGATATCAACGTTGAAGGTGCGCGTGCCGCGCTGCAACGTCTGAATATTGAGGCTGAGGTGTATCAGGATGGCCATCAGGTCATCAACTCACCGAATGTTGATGCGGTGCTCGTCACCTCGTGGGACCCGACGCATGAAGAGTTCACCCTAGCGGCGATCGCCGCGGGTAAGCCGGTATTCTGCGAAAAACCACTGGCGCTGAGCGCTGACGGCTGTCGTCGCATTGTTGATGCGGAAGTGAAACACGGCAAGCGTCTGGTACAGGTTGGCTTTATGCGCCCGTACGATTCAGGCTATCGCGCGCTGAAAAAGGTGATCACTGACGGAGAAATCGGTGAGCCGTTGATGCTGCACTGCGCCCATCGCAACCAGAGCGTGGGCGAGAATTACACCACCGACATGGCCATCACCAATACCCTGATTCACGAGCTGGATGTGCTGCGCTGGCTGACCGAAGACGATTACAAAAGCGTGCAGGTGGTGTTCCCGCGCGTGACCTCGAAATCGCACGCGAAACTGAAAGACCCGCAAATCGTCCTGTTCGAAACGCAGAAAGGGATCCGCATTGACGTGGAGATCTTTGTTAACTGCGCTTATGGCTACGACATCCAATGCGAAGTGGTGGGAGAAGAGGGCATCGCGAAGCTGCCGGAACCTTCTGCGATTCAGATGCGCAAAAATGCCCGCCTTGGCAACGCCATTCTGACTGACTGGAAAGATCGCTTTATCGATGCGTATGACGTGGAACTGCAGGCGTTTATCAACGACGTCAAAGCAGGCCAGCTGACCGGTCCTTCAGCATGGGATGGCTTTGCTGCCTCGGTGGCGGCGGATGCCTGCCTGAAGGCGCAGAACAGTGGTGCCATTGAGCCGGTTGAGATGCCGCCGCGCCCGACTTTCTATAACAAATAA
- the iolD gene encoding 3D-(3,5/4)-trihydroxycyclohexane-1,2-dione acylhydrolase (decyclizing), whose product MGTIRLTTAQALVKFLNNQYLNVDGVETRFVKGIFAIFGHGNVLGLGQALEQDSGDLVVHQGRNEQGMAHAAIGFAKQSLRRQIIACTSSVGPGAANMITAAATATANRIPLLLLPGDVFATRQPDPVLQQIEQSHDLSISTNDAFRAVSKYWDRVSRPEQLMTACINAMRVLTDPAETGAVTIALPQDVQGEAWDFPEYFFQKRVHRLDRRLPTAAQLEEALALIARKHKPLIVCGGGVKYSGAGEALRQFAERFNIPFAETQAGKGTIISDHPLNVGGVGETGCLAANLLAKEADLVIGIGTRYTDFTTASKWIFQNPDVSYLNINVSNFDSYKLDAVQLLADAREGLTALEHGLQGFENHWGGQIDQAQSKLLKETQRVYAAVYNTDDFIPEIADHIDREALFAEFQRLTQSVLTQSSVLGTLNEQLPKDAVIVAAAGSLPGDLQRVWRTKDYNSYHVEYGYSCMGYEVNAALGVKLAQPQREVYAMVGDGSFMMLHSELVTSIQEGAKINVILLDNMTNGCINNLQMEHGMDSFTTEFRFRNPEGGKLDGGFVPVDFAAIAGGYGCKTYRVTTLEQLKDALIDAQKQTVSTLIDIKVLPKTMVHKYFSWWHVGVAQASTSERTQKVADNLNAHIEQARKY is encoded by the coding sequence ATGGGCACAATCAGATTAACCACGGCACAGGCGCTGGTGAAATTTCTCAATAACCAGTATCTGAACGTGGATGGCGTTGAAACCAGGTTCGTGAAAGGCATTTTCGCTATTTTTGGTCACGGCAATGTGCTGGGGCTGGGACAGGCTCTGGAACAGGACAGCGGCGATCTGGTGGTACATCAGGGCCGTAATGAGCAGGGCATGGCGCATGCCGCTATCGGTTTTGCTAAGCAGTCACTGCGCCGTCAAATCATTGCCTGTACCTCGTCAGTCGGACCGGGCGCAGCCAATATGATCACCGCCGCTGCCACCGCAACGGCGAACCGTATCCCTTTACTGCTGCTGCCCGGCGATGTGTTCGCGACGCGCCAGCCGGACCCGGTGCTGCAACAGATCGAGCAGAGCCACGATCTCAGCATCAGCACCAACGATGCCTTCCGTGCCGTCAGCAAATACTGGGATCGCGTCAGCCGTCCGGAACAGCTGATGACCGCCTGTATCAACGCCATGCGTGTCCTGACCGATCCGGCAGAAACCGGTGCCGTTACTATCGCGCTGCCGCAGGATGTGCAGGGCGAAGCCTGGGATTTCCCGGAATATTTCTTCCAGAAACGCGTGCATCGTCTTGATCGTCGCCTGCCAACCGCCGCTCAGCTTGAAGAAGCCCTGGCGCTGATTGCGCGTAAGCACAAGCCGCTGATCGTCTGTGGGGGGGGCGTGAAGTATTCCGGTGCCGGTGAGGCACTGCGCCAGTTTGCTGAGCGTTTCAATATTCCGTTTGCGGAAACCCAGGCCGGTAAAGGCACCATCATCTCTGATCACCCGCTGAACGTCGGTGGCGTGGGGGAAACCGGTTGTCTGGCGGCTAACCTGCTGGCGAAAGAGGCCGATCTGGTGATTGGGATCGGTACCCGTTACACCGACTTTACCACCGCTTCGAAATGGATTTTCCAGAACCCGGACGTTAGCTACCTCAATATTAACGTCAGCAATTTCGACAGCTACAAGCTGGATGCGGTGCAGTTGCTGGCTGATGCCCGTGAAGGCCTGACTGCGCTGGAACATGGCTTACAGGGTTTTGAAAACCACTGGGGTGGCCAAATCGACCAGGCGCAGAGCAAGCTGCTGAAAGAAACCCAGCGCGTTTATGCCGCGGTCTACAACACTGACGATTTCATCCCGGAAATCGCCGACCATATTGACCGTGAAGCGCTGTTTGCTGAATTCCAGCGCCTGACGCAGTCGGTACTGACGCAGAGCAGCGTGCTGGGCACCTTAAACGAGCAACTCCCAAAGGATGCGGTGATTGTGGCTGCCGCGGGCAGTCTGCCGGGCGACCTGCAACGCGTGTGGCGCACCAAAGATTACAACTCGTACCACGTTGAATACGGTTACTCCTGCATGGGGTACGAGGTGAATGCGGCGCTGGGCGTGAAGCTGGCGCAGCCGCAGCGCGAAGTCTACGCGATGGTGGGGGATGGCTCTTTTATGATGCTGCATTCCGAGCTGGTCACCTCGATTCAGGAAGGGGCGAAAATCAACGTTATCCTGCTGGATAACATGACCAACGGCTGCATCAACAACCTGCAAATGGAACACGGTATGGACAGTTTCACCACCGAGTTCCGCTTCCGCAACCCGGAAGGTGGCAAGCTGGATGGGGGTTTTGTACCGGTGGATTTTGCCGCGATTGCGGGTGGCTACGGCTGTAAAACCTATCGCGTCACCACGCTGGAGCAACTCAAGGATGCGTTGATCGACGCGCAGAAGCAGACGGTTTCGACCCTTATCGACATTAAAGTGCTGCCAAAAACCATGGTGCACAAATATTTCAGCTGGTGGCATGTGGGTGTGGCGCAAGCCTCCACTTCCGAACGCACGCAAAAAGTGGCTGACAACCTTAACGCGCATATCGAACAGGCGCGTAAGTACTAA
- a CDS encoding bifunctional 5-dehydro-2-deoxygluconokinase/5-dehydro-2-deoxyphosphogluconate aldolase, with protein sequence MSTQQKRLDVICIGRIAVDLYGQQIGSRLEDMSTFAKYLGGSSGNVAYGTAIQGLKSAMLARVGDEHNGRFLRETLQHVGCNTDGLITDKDRLTALVILGIKDEETFPLIFYRDNCADMGLVPEDIHEDFITSSRAVAVTGTHLSHPHTRAAVLKALDIAKRNGLRTALDIDYRPVLWGLTSLGDGETRFIESSQVTKQLQEVVHYFDLIVGTEEEFHIAGGSTDTLTALKNVRQASQATLVCKRGPLGCVVFEGDIPDSWEQTKLHSGVRVEVLNVLGAGDAFMSGLLRGWLNDESWEQACRYANACGALVVSRHGCAPAMPTKEELDDFLSRDNAVKRPDLDSRLNHLHRVTTRTQQWPELNVFAFDHRKQLADMAREAGVDESRIPQLKLLLLQAAEEAAQQAGLDSKSGILADTTYGQKALNAITGRGWWIGRPIELPSSRPLRLEHGNIGSQLVSWPQEHVVKCLVFYHPHDSAEMRKEQDDLILDVWNGCNKSGHELLLEVILPESNPDKKESYYVDMLSHFYSLGIQPDWWKLPPLSAETWQAVSRLIEQQDPHCRGILLLGLDAPEEKLKAGFAAAAQAPWVKGFAVGRTIFGQPSRQWLQGELDDQALIETVKGNYLRLIEYWRAARS encoded by the coding sequence ATGAGTACACAACAGAAGCGGCTTGATGTGATTTGTATCGGACGCATCGCCGTCGACCTCTACGGTCAGCAAATTGGATCACGACTGGAAGATATGAGCACCTTCGCCAAATATCTTGGTGGATCTTCCGGTAACGTGGCGTATGGCACGGCCATCCAGGGCCTGAAATCTGCCATGCTGGCACGCGTCGGGGACGAGCATAATGGCCGCTTTCTGCGTGAAACCTTGCAGCACGTGGGCTGCAACACCGATGGGCTGATTACGGACAAAGATCGTCTTACCGCGCTGGTGATCCTCGGTATTAAAGATGAAGAAACCTTCCCGCTGATTTTTTACCGCGACAACTGCGCCGATATGGGCCTGGTGCCGGAAGATATCCATGAAGATTTCATTACGTCTTCGCGCGCTGTGGCGGTAACCGGGACGCATCTGTCACACCCGCATACCCGTGCGGCGGTGCTGAAAGCGCTGGATATCGCCAAACGTAACGGCCTGCGCACCGCGCTGGATATCGATTACCGCCCGGTGCTGTGGGGTCTGACCTCACTCGGCGACGGTGAAACGCGTTTCATTGAGTCGAGTCAGGTGACGAAACAGCTGCAGGAAGTGGTGCATTATTTCGATCTGATTGTTGGAACAGAAGAAGAGTTTCATATCGCCGGTGGCAGCACCGATACCCTGACCGCGCTGAAAAATGTGCGTCAGGCCAGCCAGGCGACCCTGGTGTGTAAACGTGGCCCGCTGGGTTGCGTGGTGTTTGAAGGGGATATCCCGGATAGCTGGGAGCAAACCAAACTGCATAGCGGCGTGCGCGTTGAAGTGCTGAACGTGCTCGGCGCTGGCGATGCCTTTATGTCTGGCCTGTTGCGTGGCTGGCTGAATGATGAAAGCTGGGAGCAGGCCTGTCGCTACGCCAACGCCTGCGGTGCGCTGGTGGTGTCACGCCACGGCTGCGCCCCGGCGATGCCAACCAAAGAGGAGCTGGATGACTTCCTCAGCCGTGATAACGCGGTGAAACGGCCCGACCTGGATTCCCGTCTCAACCATCTGCATCGCGTTACCACGCGTACCCAACAGTGGCCGGAGCTGAACGTGTTCGCTTTTGACCATCGCAAACAACTTGCCGATATGGCGCGCGAAGCGGGTGTCGATGAAAGCCGCATCCCACAGCTGAAATTGCTGCTGTTGCAGGCAGCTGAAGAAGCGGCACAACAGGCGGGTCTGGATAGCAAAAGCGGCATCCTGGCAGACACCACCTACGGCCAGAAAGCCCTGAACGCCATCACCGGCAGAGGCTGGTGGATTGGTCGCCCGATTGAGTTGCCCAGCTCACGTCCGTTACGCCTCGAACACGGCAATATCGGCTCCCAGCTGGTCAGCTGGCCGCAGGAACATGTGGTGAAATGCCTGGTGTTCTACCATCCGCACGACAGCGCCGAAATGCGTAAAGAGCAGGATGACCTGATTCTGGATGTGTGGAATGGTTGTAATAAGAGCGGGCATGAGCTGTTGCTGGAAGTGATTCTGCCGGAGAGCAATCCAGATAAGAAAGAATCTTACTACGTCGATATGCTGAGCCATTTCTACAGTCTCGGCATCCAGCCGGACTGGTGGAAACTGCCGCCATTATCCGCCGAGACCTGGCAGGCGGTAAGCCGCCTGATCGAACAACAGGATCCCCACTGCCGCGGCATTCTGCTGCTCGGCCTCGACGCGCCGGAAGAGAAACTGAAAGCCGGTTTCGCCGCCGCCGCCCAGGCTCCGTGGGTCAAAGGGTTTGCAGTGGGCCGCACCATTTTCGGCCAGCCATCACGCCAGTGGTTACAGGGCGAGCTGGATGATCAGGCGCTGATCGAGACGGTGAAAGGCAATTACCTGCGCCTGATTGAGTACTGGCGCGCAGCAAGAAGCTGA
- a CDS encoding MurR/RpiR family transcriptional regulator gives MTNNPTQLTLLQDDIRRRYETLSKRLKQVARYILDNSNSIAFDTVASIAQQADVPPSTLIRFANAFGFSGFNEMKQVFRQHLMEETVNYTERARLFRQTATDDSASSPESPVEILNVFTMVNSQALQQLAMQVNPEQLNKAVKLLNEAENIYIIGLRRSFSVASYLVYALRHLERRAFLIDGLGGMFTEQLSMVNPKDVVIAISYSPYAREAVELVELGAKRGAHQIAITDSQVSPLAAFSDVCFVVREAQVDGFRSQVASLCLAQTLAVSLALNNVEKA, from the coding sequence ATGACCAATAACCCCACCCAATTGACCTTGTTACAGGACGACATCCGTCGTCGTTATGAAACGCTGAGCAAACGCCTGAAACAGGTGGCGCGCTATATTCTTGATAACAGCAACAGCATTGCCTTTGATACCGTCGCCTCGATTGCCCAGCAGGCCGACGTTCCCCCTTCCACGCTGATCCGTTTTGCCAACGCCTTCGGGTTTAGCGGCTTCAACGAAATGAAACAGGTTTTCCGTCAGCACCTGATGGAAGAAACGGTGAACTACACCGAACGCGCACGTCTGTTCCGTCAGACCGCGACCGACGACAGCGCCAGTTCACCGGAAAGCCCGGTCGAAATACTGAATGTCTTCACCATGGTCAACAGCCAGGCGTTGCAACAGCTGGCAATGCAGGTTAACCCCGAGCAGCTCAACAAAGCGGTGAAGCTGCTGAATGAAGCAGAAAATATCTACATCATTGGCCTGCGCCGCTCCTTCAGCGTGGCGTCGTATCTGGTGTACGCACTGCGCCATCTGGAACGTCGCGCCTTCCTGATTGACGGCCTCGGCGGGATGTTCACCGAGCAGCTGAGCATGGTAAATCCCAAAGATGTGGTGATTGCCATCAGCTACTCACCTTATGCACGTGAAGCGGTAGAACTGGTGGAACTCGGTGCCAAACGGGGTGCACATCAGATCGCCATCACCGACAGCCAGGTCAGCCCGCTGGCCGCCTTCAGCGATGTCTGCTTTGTGGTGCGTGAAGCGCAAGTGGATGGCTTCCGTTCGCAGGTGGCGTCTCTGTGCCTGGCGCAAACCCTGGCGGTTTCACTGGCGCTGAATAACGTCGAGAAAGCCTGA
- a CDS encoding LysR substrate-binding domain-containing protein has product MQIEPLPPLNTLIAFECVARYGNISRAAEELNLTQSATSRQILQLEEMLGCKLFTRTQRRVLLTPRGEAYAVQVRQQLSALSHATAEVMGWNGLPQVTIACTSAMGSLWLAPRLSELHRELPNLQIRMKISDSFADMRSSEFDLAIFYLREPPPGFHASPLFDEICYPMCSPAFLTRLEPEASAESLLHQMLLIQDDPQREWTGWSDWFASQNVLNFVPRQTWRANNYPFLVQSALRGDGILLGWEGLVQDHLNRGELVAAHGGKLAANGKCFLLTPQDRYIKPIVRHVISWLQQQHQT; this is encoded by the coding sequence ATGCAGATCGAACCTTTACCGCCGCTCAACACGCTGATCGCCTTCGAGTGTGTCGCGCGTTATGGCAACATTTCGCGCGCGGCGGAAGAACTCAACCTGACGCAAAGCGCCACCAGCCGCCAGATTTTGCAGCTGGAGGAGATGCTGGGCTGCAAACTTTTTACCCGCACCCAGCGCCGGGTATTGCTCACCCCACGTGGTGAGGCGTACGCGGTGCAGGTACGCCAGCAGCTCTCCGCGTTATCACACGCCACAGCAGAAGTGATGGGCTGGAACGGTCTGCCGCAGGTGACTATCGCCTGCACCAGCGCCATGGGTTCATTGTGGCTGGCTCCGCGCCTCTCGGAATTGCATCGCGAACTCCCCAATCTGCAAATTCGCATGAAGATCTCCGACAGCTTCGCCGATATGCGCTCGTCGGAGTTCGATCTGGCGATTTTCTATCTGCGCGAACCGCCACCGGGCTTTCACGCCAGTCCGCTGTTTGACGAAATCTGTTATCCGATGTGCTCCCCGGCGTTTCTGACACGCCTTGAGCCTGAGGCCTCCGCCGAATCGCTGCTGCACCAGATGTTGCTGATTCAGGATGACCCGCAGCGGGAATGGACCGGCTGGAGCGACTGGTTTGCCTCGCAGAACGTGCTGAATTTTGTGCCACGTCAGACCTGGCGGGCGAATAACTACCCGTTTCTGGTGCAGTCCGCATTACGTGGTGACGGGATACTGCTCGGCTGGGAAGGTCTGGTGCAGGATCACCTCAATCGCGGCGAACTGGTGGCCGCTCACGGCGGGAAACTGGCCGCCAACGGCAAATGTTTTCTGCTCACCCCGCAGGATCGCTATATCAAGCCGATTGTGCGCCATGTAATCAGCTGGCTACAGCAGCAACATCAGACATAA
- a CDS encoding CBU_0592 family membrane protein encodes MELHTIVGLIGVFCYLLAYALVQLRKLVIDSDIYACLNIAGGVCGLYSLSHDFNLAMVISQSMWLIFTLVGMHSSHRRRGAIKNKLPPLDPQQ; translated from the coding sequence GTGGAACTGCATACGATAGTTGGGCTAATTGGCGTTTTTTGTTATTTACTGGCATACGCACTGGTTCAGTTGCGTAAATTGGTCATTGATTCAGATATTTATGCCTGTCTTAACATCGCGGGAGGCGTTTGCGGACTCTATTCATTGAGCCATGATTTTAATTTGGCGATGGTGATTTCCCAATCGATGTGGTTAATTTTTACGCTGGTTGGTATGCATTCTTCACATCGCCGACGCGGTGCAATTAAAAATAAACTTCCGCCTTTAGATCCCCAACAATAA
- a CDS encoding ABC transporter substrate-binding protein, with translation MKDEQENFNKYLQGANLSRRSFINTAALIGAGTALSLSPFSGFAAEATPKKGGVLKLGMSGGNTSDSLDPTLYSDWVPLNQAYMLMNGLIEIDENNKATPELLESWSALPGAQEWTFKVRQGVTFHNGKAMTAEDIIYSINLHRGDQSRSAIKTQLASITELKKSGDNEITLKLDSGNADLPYLLADYHLVVVPDGFTDWKHPIGTGGFVFDQYQPGVRSYFKRNPNYWKPDRAFVDAVEVLVINDATARTNALISGQVHAINRVDFKTVDFLKRSPALNIVRSSGGQHFTFLMDCRVAPFNNNDVRMAIKYGIDREKLLATVLRGYGTLGNDHPIPKTDRFFNKALPQRAYDADKAKFYLKKAGLSSLPVELSSSDAAFAGALDAAALFQGQAAQAGIQVSIKRQPADSYWDDVWMKAPFSMGYWGGRPTADQMFSTAWQSTAKWNDTHWKNEKFDSLLIQARSLLDEQKRAEIYGELQQIASDDGGAMIPLFGDYLDAASKKVGGVKPHPMFNFMGGRLAERVWLES, from the coding sequence ATGAAAGACGAGCAGGAAAACTTTAACAAATATCTTCAGGGCGCAAATTTGAGCCGCCGTTCATTTATCAATACTGCCGCGCTGATTGGTGCAGGCACGGCATTATCGCTCTCCCCGTTCTCCGGTTTCGCCGCCGAAGCGACGCCCAAAAAAGGCGGCGTGCTGAAGCTTGGCATGTCCGGTGGTAACACCAGTGATTCGCTCGACCCGACGCTGTATAGCGACTGGGTGCCGCTCAACCAGGCTTACATGCTGATGAACGGCCTGATCGAAATCGATGAGAACAACAAAGCCACCCCGGAGCTGCTGGAAAGCTGGAGCGCACTGCCGGGCGCGCAGGAGTGGACCTTCAAAGTCCGTCAGGGCGTCACCTTCCATAACGGTAAGGCCATGACGGCGGAAGATATTATCTACTCCATCAACCTGCACCGTGGCGACCAGTCACGCAGCGCCATCAAAACTCAGCTGGCAAGCATCACCGAGCTGAAGAAAAGCGGCGATAACGAAATCACGCTAAAACTCGACAGCGGCAACGCTGACCTGCCTTACCTGCTGGCGGATTATCATCTGGTGGTGGTGCCGGACGGCTTTACCGACTGGAAACACCCGATTGGCACCGGCGGCTTCGTGTTCGACCAGTATCAGCCTGGCGTGCGTTCTTACTTCAAACGCAACCCGAACTACTGGAAACCGGATCGCGCCTTCGTTGACGCCGTCGAAGTGTTGGTGATTAACGACGCCACCGCGCGTACCAACGCGCTGATTTCCGGCCAGGTGCATGCCATCAACCGCGTGGACTTCAAAACCGTTGATTTCCTGAAACGCAGCCCGGCGCTGAATATCGTGCGTTCGTCTGGCGGCCAGCACTTCACCTTCCTGATGGATTGTCGTGTTGCTCCGTTCAATAACAACGATGTGCGCATGGCGATCAAATACGGTATCGATCGTGAAAAACTGCTGGCAACTGTGCTGCGTGGCTACGGCACCCTCGGCAATGACCATCCGATCCCGAAAACCGATCGCTTCTTCAACAAGGCACTGCCACAGCGTGCTTACGATGCCGATAAAGCCAAATTTTATCTGAAGAAGGCCGGACTCAGCAGCCTGCCAGTGGAACTCTCCTCCTCCGATGCGGCCTTTGCCGGGGCGCTCGATGCCGCTGCGCTGTTCCAGGGCCAGGCCGCTCAGGCCGGAATTCAGGTCAGCATCAAACGTCAGCCTGCCGACAGCTACTGGGATGACGTATGGATGAAAGCGCCGTTCAGCATGGGTTACTGGGGTGGACGCCCGACCGCAGACCAGATGTTCTCCACCGCGTGGCAATCCACCGCCAAATGGAACGATACCCACTGGAAGAATGAGAAATTCGACAGCCTGCTGATTCAGGCCCGTTCGCTGCTGGATGAGCAAAAACGCGCCGAAATCTATGGCGAATTGCAGCAAATCGCCAGCGATGACGGTGGCGCGATGATCCCGCTGTTTGGTGACTACCTCGATGCGGCCAGCAAAAAAGTGGGCGGCGTGAAACCGCATCCGATGTTCAACTTTATGGGTGGGCGCCTGGCAGAACGCGTTTGGCTGGAGTCGTAA